The window AGTGACCAAGGTAGCCATTTCTGCAACAGGTCATTGGCATCCTTGCTCCAGAAGTATGGGGTTGTGCATAAAGTTACTGCAACTTATCatccccaaactaatgggcaagtAGAGGTttttaataaagagatcaaGCAAGTGTTTAAGAAGGCAATGCAACCTAGTAGGAAGGATAGGAGCAAGCTACTCAAGGATGGTCTATGGGCCCACAGGACTGCTTACCAAACACCTTTGGGGATGTCTCCCTATAGGGTGGTTTTTGGTAAGGCATGCCACCTTCCAATAGAGATTGAGCATTGTGTTTATTGGGCGATGAAGGGTTGTAACATGGCATTTGATGAAACAGGTATGAAAAGGAAGCTTCAATTGGAAGAACTTGAGAAGATCCGCTTAAAAGCCTATGAGAACTCCAAGATTTTCAAGGAGAATGTGAAGAGGTTTCATGACTCTAGGATTCTTAggaaggagttccatattggcCAAAAGTGCTCTTGTTTAACTCTCACCTCAAGCTTATTTCAGGTAAACTTCGATCTataggggatggaccttttgttattactaatgtttttccccATGGTGCAGTTGGGATTGAAAATGGAGTTACTGACAAAGTCTTCAAAGTGAACGGTCACCAACTCAAGATTTTTCATGAGAGCTCCCAAGTATAGGAGGAATTTGTGGTAGACCTCTATTCGGTCTTTCCAATTTTATGTGATGTTGTGCCTTGAATGACACTTGAGgagtttctttcctttttcttttatatgttgTCTCTTTGTTTGCATTTCATTACATGCTCACATTGAGGACAATTTGCATTTCAAGTGTGGGGGagggtttagaaaaaaaaatctatttttctattttttctattttatgcttgctgtatttgtttttttgttgttatttttgtttttgtattctatttcagtttttgtgtctgtatttgttttctatttttgtttagctatattttgttttgtctGTTTCTATATATGAATGTTGttatgtttttgttgttattttctgttttctgtcTTGctgtatttgttttgttttgttgttttactACTTTTAcatacagaaaataaaaaaataagaaaaaaaacaaaataaagattttaCAGTTGGTgttttctaatgtttttcttttaatttaggcACTCTTTCATGTTTTTCATAGGATTtttaacttgtataaattgtgagAGATGTACAATTTTTAGTTGAGAGATTTCATGCTTGATGTGAGCCATTTTTGCAATTGTGGAAGTGATAAGTaggcttgaaaaaaaattggaggtgGATCTTGTGTGATAGAATTATGCCTTGTGAATTTTTGGGCTTTTGTAGATGGATTGCACTATTCCATTCATGCTCTTTCATGTGTGATTTCACCCTTGTGCTAGATTACTCTAGGTTTTGCCTTGCTTCTTCTGTCATTCCTTGTTGCACATGCATTGATTGAGATGATTTAGGCCTTCTTTCTTTTAGCCACTAGCCAAATAAACATATCTTGCATTGATATCCATTGTCACCCTCTTTGAGCCTTTAAccccttttttcattttgtagctcattaaaaaagccaaaaaaaagtggaaaaccATGTCATCCTAAACTTTAGGGAAGGAATTATTTTGGGACTGGGTTTCAAACAAGTGGGGGGATTTGTACTTTGTTTTATGAAAGttcctttatttttatcatttcattttcttgtggcttgttgaaaaagaaaaaaaaagagaaaaaaatgggatTATAAAAAGccaaagttcaaaaagaaaaaaaaaatgtacaaacaaagaaaagaagaaaaaaatgcaaaaaaaattgtgttatggctcatttttattttttgtaagttcattttattttaattttgttgttctccactttgtttccttgtttctAACCCTGTTTTTACTTGTTGGCTTACTCCCCATTGCCCCTCTTTTCCCTTAGTTTTAGCCTAAATATCCTTCTTATATTCACCCTTACTTAAGTCATACATTGCAAACCAATAAAAGCCCTCTAGATCTTTTGATGCATATGTAGTTCAAGTTGAATGAATTAGAGTCTTGTCAAAATTTGGATGTGCTAGTTACATGAGGTGCTTGAGTGTAAACACAAACCCATACACATTTGGTAAGGTTGAGTGTTATTCTTTTAGAGATTTCTATCAACATGATACATTCTTAATTTTGACTTGACTACTTGTCCACTTTGCATTTTGTGATCATGTGTTCATGGATTGCTTGTTACTTTGATACCATTCTTTCATTTTccatctctctcatttttgtgCATTATTAGGATCCATTGAAAAATACGTGTGCCTTGTTCATACCTTTCTTTTTGTTgtggttattttttttgtttgatttctttttcttagtctttcttttagtttttcccAAGAGTGCAAAAGATAAAGTGTGGGGGAATTTGATTGAGCATTTATAGTTTagtatttttccattcttcatAGCTTATTTGACCTATTTTTTACTCCTATTTTCTCACCTTAACTCAGTTTGTCAGAAATAAGCTTGGGCCAATTCTGCTATTTCGAGGGTCAAATTGGGCTTGGAAGTCAAAATCTCTGCACTTGAATAAGTGGGCTACGAATTTGGGCTTTGCTttgtgtaattattttaattaggtaGGTTAGATGAGTCTAATCATGACCCATCCTTTCCTTCTGAGTAGTCACTGTATATATTAGtgaagttagttagttagttagtgagttacttcattttgttcaaaaacatatttaaaaacttGTTGTGCGAGCTTTAGGATCaacctcttttctctctttttctctcagttgttcttcattcttcttcctcttttcactTTTGTTATTCCTTTTTCTTGCACAAATTAATTTCGTTGCTCTTCCACTGGTGATGATCACGGAAGGCTAAACTCAATGAATCCAAGGATCCACTCCAAGCAAGGCCGAATTTGAGTTCTGGTTTAGTATTTCAATTCTGTGtgaatcttctttttcttcttcttcaatcctattttttttattttcatgattatgaatgtgCTTAGGATTGAAAATGAATTAGGTTATGGGTTCATTTCATATGTTcgaatttaatcacaaattgttTGAATGATATTCCAACCTAATTTGTGATCTCAAAGAATTTAGGGATTAATCCGATTGAACTAACTCTAATGACATTGATTGAACTTTCACAACATGGTCATTATTTGCAGAACTGTGATAATTCAAATTGATTGGTTTAGTGAATTGGGTTGATGATCTCAAATCTGTTTTACAACCTATTCCATAAACTCTGTCAGTTTCTATATCTTTCTctaattttgtttgtgtttttgcaACTAAAAGTCTATTTCAGTTTATATTTCACACTTTTGTTATGTGTTTTCGCCTTTCTTTCCATTGCCTACAAACTATTCGTTAAAATTCCCCCTACTGTTTAGAAGTGAATTGAAGTAGAAACTAAATTGAATCGTATCTCTGAGTCGGCCTAGGTCAATCATGTACTGCggaatttcttatttttatttgttttggagCGATTCAGCCATCCTTATTAGTTAGCTATGTGTCATCACCCACCGTCCAATCTAAACTCTCATCAAAAGTCTTGGCACCCCAATAAAAGCACTTTATTACTCCAATTAATGTAAGCTAGTAACGTATCACCCTTGAGGATGTTTCCTTGAGAAAGCTAGCAATACTTGACACTCAAACCACGGATTAAAGTCTCacacaaaaatttaaacttcccttcatttttttctaaaccAACCTGAAAGCATAACACTATGCCACCCTTTCTCTAAAATCCAACAACACAACCATTCAGAGCTCTCAATTTTCTCGGCCATGGCTATCCATGACTCAAATCATTGATTCTTCTCCTTGCATATGCCAAAACCCTCCATGGCCTTAACTTCTCCTTCAACAAAGAATCAATATTTTTCCATGCATGTGGGTTATAGCTCTCAGCTTGGCTCCTTAAGGCCATAGAAGCTCGAGTTATGTTTCTCTAGCCATTGCATGTCTCAACCTCGTTCCCTAAGTCGTATCTACAAGGTCATATGTGTTGATTGGAAAACAAAGTTAAAACTTACACGGATCAAAAGTTTGAAGAATCTACATGCAAGAATATCGAGAGAATCAAGTGACGCACCCCAATGGATCATTACAAACCTTAggtaaggggggggggggggggggaattgaGATAGGAGTCCTTACTCCTAACGTGTTTTGGGGTTCAGTGCCGATGAGTCGATGTGTGATTCATAGTTTAGTGTTTTTGGATTTTCTTTAACTAATGTTCTATGTATTGAATTTGTGCTTGTACATGTACCGCATCATTGGGAGATTAATGTGAATCTCATGAATCGAAGATTCCCAACTTAAAGAAATTAACGTAATTGTGTAAAGAACCCTTTAATTGCCTTGTTATGTGTGAATGTATGTGTATCACAATGATCAATGTTGTATATGCCTTAATACCCTTTATTTAGATTGGACTTATGAATCTTTTGATGATCTAAATggttttatttaaatgtaaagTGATTAAATTGAAGTTAGGTATGCTAAGGATGTGAAAATATGCTTAAATGATAAGTTTGAGATTAAAGCTACTTGGGATTGTTCATGGATCGTGAATCTGAATAGTGGGGGACTTCCAATTTATGAATCACAGGTCTTAtactttgtttatatataaCCTATTTTAGGTGAGAGCAAACACATTCTTGGATTATTGGAGGTTATACATTTGAAATGAGAAAGTTAGCACACAATATGATGAGTTATATGTTGAAATTTGCCTAGAATAAAACCTGTTTTCATAATTTCTGTACAAGCAATCTATTTAGAACCTgaattggaattttaaaacaactaAAGAATTAAGTCTCAACTTTACAACCTAAGAAGTGTCACCCAATCTCGATATTCCTACGAATTATAGGTTTTATCTTGATGTGTTCAAAATAACAATTGTAAATAATGGATTGTGTGTAACACATAATTAGTGAACTGGTGAATTGTGGAAATCTTAGATACAATCTCTAAAACCTTTCTATCTAGTATGACCTTATTCTAAAATGCCTAAATTTTTTCTACAACAGGCCTTGAGTATTGAATCAATTGTATAATATGAAACACTAGAATTTGAGCCAAAAATATGTTATTCAATGTGTTATTTGAATCTGTATTGTTCTTACAAATGTCACTAGGTCTTATATACTAGCTTGCTGGTTGATCCCTTTCATGGTGTTGTAGTTCTGTTTCTATAGTTCGTCATGCAATTGATCCCATAGcattttcaattttgtgtgatTTGTAACACtccatttttcgtaaaataaaaaaaattatttaaaaattaatagagtttttagaaattaaataaatgagaggaaaaagtttttgttaattaaaataagaatttcatagtattagaaaacaaatagagtaaaatgatgttttagaaaataaaatgatattttaattggttatttatttaagaaaagagtaaaataaagtttctttttataaaataataaaataaaaaatagagtaattaATAGGCTCAGAGTATCCTatctataaatagagatatgataggttaatttttacaattacgATGTGTCCCTATGCTTTGTTTTTCTCCCAACTTCGTTCtcccttcttcctctcccaaaacaatttttttctgcaTACACCCATACTtatctcagtaaaactatgacCCTGGACTCGTTAACTGTTCGATCGTCTTGAAATTTAAACACCACTTTCGGAACTCATTTTTCACATTCCAACCGTTAGAATTTGTGTAATAATGTCTGTAGAGAGAAAGATGTCCCTCGCATAGAAAAAGTAAGGTGTGTTTGAGAATTTGAgaattcttgattcttgcatgttttcttgaaattgattgAGGGGTTTTGTTCCCCATGACGTGATCACATGTTTTGTGctattcattttgaatttaagtGTGTTTTGATGTTTGAATTGTGCCTTTTTGCTTCACAAAATGGAGGATTTTAGCGAAGCATGGTCGTGCTTGATGAGAGAACGCTCGTGCTTAGTGAAAATTAGTTGTTTTAAGCTGTGTTATTCTCCTAACAATGTGAATTAAATTGTAGCCTACAAATTACTAAGACAATGATTGAATTAGGTTTTGTGGTCTTCATAAAATTTGTAGCCCTGGACGTTAGCTAACAAATTCCATTGGTTCCACCCAATTCGAAGTTGTGTAGCCCCCTAGAGAGTCAAATTACTAAGGAAAGGTCGAGCTGTCAAGATTAAGCAATGGTTCAATGTTTACCTTAGGTTTAGACATAGTTAATGTTCAAACAGGTTTTTGTGATCAACATACCTGAAATATACTCATTTTTAGTTTACTacctaaacttttttttgtttgcttttggTACCTGACATTTTCAAACTTTTGCATTTGCTACCCGTCGTTAGCCTGACACCGTTAAGTGTTGATGATGTACTAACAAAATGTCATGTCATCAATGTCACATCATCCTATGCTTTTCCAGGTCACCaactcttttttagttttttttaaatatgttgttaagTGGACTCTAATGACACAAAACCAACTCTATATTGCACCTTCAAAAATCAatccaaattcaaaacaagcttCCACCAAACCAAACCATCAAATCCAAATCGAAACCACcaacttgtaatttttttcccatGGATTTTTGCCCTAAATTGAGATCAAAACCCACTGCGGAATTTGGGAGAAAAACAATGGTAGGGTTTGAGCTTTCATGGGGGTTGTCGTAACAACACAAGTGTGGTTCGTGGTGGTCGTGATGGTTGCAGAAGGGTTCAAGGCTCATGACATCAAACGAAAAATGACGGTAGGATAGGGTGGTGTTGCGATCGAAATTTGGGGTTGTGAGAGAGGGCAATGGTGTTTGGTTATGAGTTTGGGGTTGCAATGTTGTTGATCTTTGATGTGGTGTCCATCATGGTGGCACAAGATTAGGGATGAAGAGTGGTTTGTCGATTTGTATTTTGGTTTATGCAAGATCTaaggaaaagaagaatggaGATGGATACCTGGTTCACAAATCTaaggaaaagaagaatgaagatggaTATTTGGTTCGCAGATCTGAGATAAAGTCAGCTAAGCCGACTCTAATGGcatgtttctttttaaaattattaaaaataaagaattagtgacatgaaaaagaagaagatggtGTGTTGCTGATGATGTGACATTCTGTCAGCCACACCAACACTTAACAAAGCCAAGCTAGTAGTGGGTACCaaatgcaaaaatttgaaaaggtTAGGTACcaatatcaaacaaaaaatcatttagGTAGTAAACGGAAAAAAGATATATTTCAGgtatgaaaaacatttttaagcCAATTTTAAATGTTGTAGTATTTTCCTTATAGTATTAAGCTTATCAAGACATCTCAAACTTAGTGTCACTTATATGGGTTTGGGAAATGAATAAGGTTTAATAAGAGACAATGAACTCTCCAAATGAATGTAAATATAAGGAATAGCTAACTCTTTTATGAGTTGAAGGATTAACTAGCTCAATATGAGTTTTAAGAATGACTAACTCTTCATGAGTTGCAGAATTAGCCGGCTTAATATGAGTTCCAGGAATGGCCTTCATGAGTTAGGGATGATTGACTTCTTCAAGAGTTACGAAATAATATTTTGAGTACAAATACACACATAAAAGGCCTTAGTATGAAGTTTATAACATTTCCTTGTTTATCATTCTTGCTCAGAATGCTATGCGGTTGTGAATATTATTAATGATTACGGAGAGAGGTAATACTTATGAATCCTTACGTGTAACGTCATTGTCCTTGAATCTCTAAACATGTGTTTCATCTATGGGCCACTTGTCTTTATATTCTTAATTGTGCAGGATTAGACTTAATTGGCTTAATCATGtttcaagtataaaaaatatatgttgcaaTGACAAGGTTAGCTGCAAGATCTCTCATAAATTTGTGATATATTAATAGCGTACTATAGTCAATAAATCCCAAATTGCACAATCCATTGTCGGTTTATTTCATGATGAAATATAAGAATAGTAAAGAGCAAGGAGCCATAATCTAGAGCAACGTGAGAATGTCAGATCCAGAGGCAACAATACTATCTTTGGGGATCCTCCCTATTCATATTTGCTTGCTTGGTGGTGTTTTTGTATACTATTTTTAATGAGGCAGCCATGTTAGAGGTGATTTGTTTATTAAGTACTTTAATGTTTTGATATGATAGCAATTTCCATGGCAATACAACCATGCAACCTTTTGGACCACAATAAGATTTATGTTTTAAGCTTCATCTTTTGAATCTTGAGATTTCATGATATGCATTAGAAAGTTTACTCCATGGTAGACTATTTGATATACTAGGCTAGGCTAGgccttaaactttttaaaacaagttAGTTTTATTGAAGTCAAGTGTGGTTGGATAAAGGGCAATATGGTCTTGGATTCTTGGTGTTATGATTTTTTGGTGATAATCATAGGTAATGGTCTCATGATGATTTAAGGATTAACCACGGATTAACTCTGCAATGGAAATTTAGAGAAACAACAAATTATGGTGCCACCATCATAGAGTCTTCAAACCAAGTATGTCATGTAAACAAGCTTTTAGGCCAGACCAAACCTTCAAAATAGTTTCTCCTAGTCGGTACAACCGTTACTCAACATTATGGTTCTACAAAACATGTTCTGGTTAATGTTCATGTAAAACATTTTAGAATTAGTTAGACCATCAAATACGATAGATTAGGccttaaaaattaacatataacaagaaaacaaatcaagctaaacttttgtaattttgaaaatatgttattatgcatataagtatttattttatattaatatttaatttaagatttaaatatttttcttcttgcaAATATGTccctatttatttcttttatttttaattcttataaattatttttgttttgtttttagttgTTGATGTGATGCTCTTGACATGACATTTTTTTGTTCACGTGACACTTACCAATGTCATTATTTGTTGTCATGGTGCTTATTGACATCAATAATCATTAGCAACATCAACttttgttaaagaaaaattaacagCAAGGaccaacaagaaaaaataaaaaatttcaaaactttattttttagaaaaggaCTAAAACAATAAGTAGTAAATTATAAAGACAAGAAATACAATTAAGCTATTTTACAATAATGCAATTTGAACtaccttttgttttctattacttatataaaaatatttactaacttTGTCAATGTTTAATCCTTGTTATTGGTGCAATCCACATTTTCTCTCAGCCCAATGAACTACCTTTGTTTgatttgaattgaaaattattattaaccaATATAACCATAAATTTCACTATTGTTTTGAAAATGTGTTATCTTGAAACATATTCATCACCATGTCCCAAACATGAGGTCATAGGTTTTAATCTCCGTGCAAGTGCAATCATTgtgtaacaaaaagaaaattaaaatctatccaaaattcctacaaaataaataatttcatcacAACACACTGCAATGGGAAATAAAATGTTGATCTAGCATTTACAGGCCCATTTTATCTGCCAACAGGTGTGGCCAATATAAccgttaaataaataaacaaatactcATCAGTAAAAAATAAAGGTAAGAAAATCCCGGATCCCGTGTATTGAGCAAAGCTCGGTAAATTGTTAGTATTTCCTTCTCCATGACGTCCACTTGAGCTTAAGCTGGTACCACAAAGGAGGTATTCCCAGCACCCCTCTTGTTAGCTTTGAGTCAAACACATCAAATTGGACCTTTCTTAGGGAATCCAAGAGAACCTGAGCAGGCACTGCTGGAAGGAGCACTGGAAGAGCCTCAGGAGGTACACTTTCGGTTAACTTCCGGGCCTTCTCTAAGTGTGCATTGGCTACTGATGCCATTTCATAAACTGCTTCACAAAGGCCTTCGCGAGAATCCACCCATCTCTCTTCTCCACCTCCCTGCTTAACTATTAGCCCATGCTTGGATGCTATTGCAGTTGGTATGTAAGAAAAATGCCGGTTGTGAGACGCATGATAGGGCAATGATTTAAGGAGCAAGAGAATGCCACTAGCCTTGCCAATATGTGAGGCTGCATGGTCAGCTGCGGTAGACTTGATACCACCAGCTTGAAGTGTTAGGTACAGCATAGTTGATACAGTGTCCTCGGCATATTTCTCCAACTCTCCAATAGTTTTGGGCATGTCAGTAACCTCTCTTCTTGCATCATTGATCCGAGCATCAACAGATCGTTTCAACCATATCTTGCTGAGTTTGGTCTCAGCTATCACAGATGACAGGGCCTGTGCTGTTGGGTGTTCAATCAGTTTATTGGCGAACATTTTGTCTATGGCTTCCTGCCACCAAACAAGGCGCATAAGGCCGATCCTGGGATCTGAGGCAACATCCATAGCCCTCGCTGTTTCAACATTCAAGGCACGGAGTGCAAATGCAGCCTTCCGCATAGACGGAGGCAGCTCGAGAAGGCAAAGATAGTGATGATAATCATAACTTCGCACTTGTTGTACGCAATGGGAGAGAGCTGCCCTTAAGTTACTAGATGCAGAACCGCCATTCATTAAAGCCTCTCCTGGGTGCCTACAGATGAAAGTTACATCTATCACAATACCGATATATATCATAAAgaaatattatgttattatgTTGAAACGTATGCATAAGCTATGCAGCataactatattttaaaatttacttgaGTTGAGGATTGGTGTTTGACTCTTTGCCCCTTGAAAATATAACCTATAATTTAATCCTGCAGATATGCTAAGAATGGATAGCTTATTCTGATCTCTAAAACAAGGAGCAAAATAATTTCTTGATTATTGTATATGAAGTTAACCCTCAAATTCTCTGAGATTCATCAAAGCCTAATCATATAACTCATATTTTTGCATcttctttattataaaatcagaCTCCCCTTGGTTTTGTTCCTTTTGTCAGATTGGATTAGGCATTGGAACCTGTCTGAGCATTGGGTTTGAGCTCTATAACATGCTAAAGgcaacaaagaaaaaggaaaaataaaaaaagaacagaAATGCATTGATTGTCTATAATTATTAAACAGAAAATTCTCAAAACAGGACTTTGCTAAAATACACACCTATTTTTCTCATTGCATGCTTCGCTTCCATTTTAGATAAATActaatttcattattaattgTAAAACACAAATTACAGTACAAATAAAAGTTGGGATGAAATCCAAGATTTACTAAAAACAACGACCTATATAAAACAACCAGTTGCACTTCTACAAATCTTCATATTTGCAAAACACTTGAGATTTAGACAATTTTACTTTTAAGAATTTTGGACTTTGATCTATATCTTGTCCATGAAGACAATCAATATTCATTCACCCTTaaagaatcaacaaaattaaattcacaCACAAACCCCATCTACactttaaccattttttttaaactaccaAATAGGGATAAAtgtactaaaaatataaagtcaGCCGAACACCAAAAATAGTGCCAGTATATCCACGGAATGTAAAGTACTAAAATGTTCAGAATTCAGATTCAATACAcacaagaataatcaagataatatattaaaacctTAATCACAAATCAAGAGTTATTGATACACAACAT of the Glycine max cultivar Williams 82 chromosome 13, Glycine_max_v4.0, whole genome shotgun sequence genome contains:
- the LOC100796423 gene encoding NADH dehydrogenase (ubiquinone) complex I, assembly factor 6 isoform X2; the encoded protein is MNGGSASSNLRAALSHCVQQVRSYDYHHYLCLLELPPSMRKAAFALRALNVETARAMDVASDPRIGLMRLVWWQEAIDKMFANKLIEHPTAQALSSVIAETKLSKIWLKRSVDARINDARREVTDMPKTIGELEKYAEDTVSTMLYLTLQAGGIKSTAADHAASHIGKASGILLLLKSLPYHASHNRHFSYIPTAIASKHGLIVKQGGGEERWVDSREGLCEAVYEMASVANAHLEKARKLTESVPPEALPVLLPAVPAQVLLDSLRKVQFDVFDSKLTRGVLGIPPLWYQLKLKWTSWRRKY
- the LOC100796423 gene encoding NADH dehydrogenase (ubiquinone) complex I, assembly factor 6 isoform X1, which gives rise to MGHELDGFYWNYRGRDGPLVHNSVGVVWVLFEEVDAAVEGYLPKHPGEALMNGGSASSNLRAALSHCVQQVRSYDYHHYLCLLELPPSMRKAAFALRALNVETARAMDVASDPRIGLMRLVWWQEAIDKMFANKLIEHPTAQALSSVIAETKLSKIWLKRSVDARINDARREVTDMPKTIGELEKYAEDTVSTMLYLTLQAGGIKSTAADHAASHIGKASGILLLLKSLPYHASHNRHFSYIPTAIASKHGLIVKQGGGEERWVDSREGLCEAVYEMASVANAHLEKARKLTESVPPEALPVLLPAVPAQVLLDSLRKVQFDVFDSKLTRGVLGIPPLWYQLKLKWTSWRRKY